cacacttaggatatctactttccaaaaaaaaaagacttatcaaaatcggttctaaacgacgaagttatccccgaacttacattaaaaaaatatactgtcgacttgagtaacctcctccttttttgaagtcggttaaaaaggaatattgactgaaataataatttacaataacctattttatttatatttagtgtcAGGCATGAACCTGTTTTGTTGTCCAtcataaatatgtttatgttGCGAGACAGCTGACAAAGATAAATGACATTAGACACTAATTAGCTGGAATTCTGATGCTCAATTCAGTTTGTGACATCCTACTTTAGGGtattggcctctttctccggATTGGAGAATAATTCTGGTTCTCAAACCTACGTTACTTTGTCTCTTTCACTTTGGCTATAGTgtcaaagataaataaatattcatctcattttgtaattaatcttatatataaaattcttgtgtcacaatattagttagtCTTCCAacacggctagaccgatttttatgaaattgtacaatcgggtaggtctgagaatcggccaacatcaattttttacacccctaagttataggggagggattaaagggggttaataacatatatgggaAAACAaggtttgcagggtcagctagcaTACATATGTAATTAATGTTTCTAATGTAAAGGTAGGATTTTCTgactcatttaaaaatattccaaatgATACTACTGAAGGTTGACATCACCACTTAGTTATTTAACCGATCCAATCCACTTTAGATCGAAGATCGCTTAAATCAATTGCATGTATCTAGGGATCAGGGTCCGGCGCTTCGCTTTTGGTGAGAACCACTTCAGAATTGTAGTGATTGGACTTAATCCTTAATCGGATGCGAGCCACGAAGCGAGCGACCTTAGAGCTCGTTCTGGTAGTTTGCGtgaaatacacaaatattactaatatctcttttttgcttttttatataaatatatatatatatatatatatttttattattttaacttaatataaacaatatggACTAACATGTTTCGTAATAAGTAGATAATATTTTTCTGCTAAGAAGTCTGTTAAGGAGTTTTGATGTATAAGGTAAGTTGTTTAAGTTTCCATCAAGTGTCGATAATCtatcaaaacaaacaaacacacacacacacacacacacacatacatcagcctatcgcagttcactgctggtcgtaggactccacaagttagcgccaaaaatggcttcaactcatgtgttttggccatAGGGGAACGCTGGGGAATTGGTGGCCAATTTATCAAAAGCATCTGTCtaaataatctttttattataaacccTCTAACTCTTCcctttatcaaataaatatataactataatattatgcATTGTTATTCTGATGTGTTATCTGATATGCACCTATCCGCGTCATTTAATAAGTCCTCGATGATCTTGTATTACATGACAATCTAAGATGAGTACATTTCGTAGCTCCGTACGAGGAGTTGCGTAGGAGTAATCGTCATATGGAGGAGGACGGTGAAAGTATTGAAGGGGGGCGCTATATGAGGAGGCGGTGTCCGCGCGCGTCGCATTGCAAGACACTGCCGGCTGCCGACTCGCAGGTGAGCCCTTAGGAAACCCTTCACTTGTGTTACTGTGATCTAttgttcatttgtttttaatatatttgtgaaGAATTTTGCCATTGTAAGTTATagtgttttttaatttgttatttagtgTCGGtggaattttttaatgtttttatataatttacggtatataatttctattgtttaaaatattataatttgactaTATATTTTGGAAGCGTATTTGCATTGGTTTTGTGCTAAAGTGCTAAAGTGTTATTTTGCGCGACTCTGTTGCGTACGCGTGTGATAAACATCTCCGACGTTATGTAATCTCGAAGGGAAGTGTTTGGATCGAGAATCGTCTTAAGTGTAGGAGGGGTTATCTGGagatatatttacttaaaattcatcgaaatgttaaaattttctgcaaatttttactaattttttcttCCTTAAGAAGCTTTTACAAAGACtggaaaactttaaaaaaaaaactaatattttccGAATTTCTgctgaatttaaataatttcaatttcgaCATAACCttctgaaattattaaaatatttaaaaaaaatgaataaaattggtcAAGTAGTTACGGAATATGGCGTGTCATATGTgtgaattatgtaaataattaatatcaaagtCAAAACTATGTTTTAAACGAGTTATTGATTCCCAAAATGTAATCAGTTGTATAACTCTTTCATTGAgtcattataatgatttttcgtttaaaaattaatattggataaaaaacaagtttacaaaattataatcaaagaaccatatttttaaaatttcattttcaattgaagcaaagtaataaatatagaacGCTTTAAGTCATCAACATATAAGTACAGTAAACGGTCTTTGATACATTATTATGTGTAATAAGTGTACTCCATgagttaaagtaaattttactgCACTCTCTTAGCCTTCTATATAACATTAGGTCTCACTATCACAGGTTAGCTGGAAGAggtctcttctagagataagtccaccgttgctaactaaatttgtatatgaataaccgtattttttttaagtgcaataaagaatatacataAAGTATCTAAGTAAGGTAGGATTAAAAATCATTCGTGTCTCTGTTAGAAGCTTACGCGGTACGTTCTTATCATCTTACaacttattttagttttgagCAAAGGTCGTTAAAATAATCGAGTGTGGATTAAacgacacgactgaagtaaaactttctatcttcacttacttatatctccctctcaacttccgttcgcgtcacccgatcacacttttcgtaatgctctcgtcacgaatttaccagcttactctccaagtcaagcgggcgttaagaagttttacttattaCGGTTCTAAATATTCATTGCTTTGACAGACGGTTAGTGAGCGgtgtttattatttcattaattccTTGGTTACGAACCTGAAtcaaaacgtaaataaaatttttagccACTTCGATCATATTGATTTcaatatatttgtaatgaaCAAGTGTAATCTTTATTGTCATTCTTaagattttaataacattttgtgACTCCGTTTTTGAGAATAGAACATTGGTCGAAATTGAAAGGATATAGATTAAAACGGGAAACTTGAATAAAACACCTAACGAAGCCAACacaaatatcccgtttttaaaaaatttaaattatgcatacgTTAAAACAAAACAGCCAAGCtttcaaaaaacattttcaataaatattgatgAAGAGAACGGAATGAAGCACTTTGAATTCGTAAGACATGCCAGGATCGTGACTTCACTTTCTCTCATGCATTTAGTTATGATCAGGTCACCATTTCCGAGTTTACGTAATACATGTGTCGCTCTGATTGTTCCTCACTCCTAAAATCTTGTTATACTCTCCTCATTTGCACATAACGCTTTCGCACGTGTAGTCTCTAATCTTCTTAATgtgtgtaataaattataatgtatatgaaATAATAGTGATATCTCCAAAACTTAGCACATCTTACTTATATAACACCTTCTTGAATagacgtttttatttttattttttttaaaatttaccaaCATTTGTTTACACAAAcgcaattattatacaataattatacattCGTATAATTACAGTACGTAAGCTAAACTCcaaatgcaattaaaaaaaataacaatgtcaATAAGTGAGtgcatgtaaaaataaaaacaactcgacaaaatattaattaacaaaaaaaaaattaaggtttttttttaatttctttggtCTGCTTTTCCGAAATCtaatttaagatataaaattctcgtgtcgcggtttttttttgttaaactcctccgaaacggcttgaccgattctcatgaaattttgtgtgcatattaggtaggtctgagaatcgaacaacatctatttttcatccccctaaatgttatgGGTAGTCcatcccaattttttttttatttttagatatattgtttattctttattttactatgatttggtgttgaaaaatacatacaaccctaaattatCACCCTTccaccatcaacccctatttttaaatagcgtttagcggcaagacaacgtttgccaagtcagctagtatctatatatatatttggataAATTATGATAACAGGAATAATACTAAAGGAATTTGGTACAATTTTTCGACGTTCCTtagatacattttaaaaagtatatgttgATATGTGATTAtgaggctggaccgattttgatgtctTTTTTATGTCAAAGCGATTTTCCATATGAAATTTTTTAGctatttttcgtaaaaatcgATCCATTAGTTAGGAGAAATtcaattctttttcaaaattttgtaagACGTTTTCGccataaaatagatattttacgTAGAGGTTTTCTAAATTTGTAACTGTAGatacatttgtatataaattttattttctcttctCTTCGCCTGTACCTAtttcattaagtttttattactttcgtgatcaaattttataagtatagatGTTCTGTTACCAGGTATTACTAAATTACTTAGCAAGAATGAAGTCTATCGTGCTGTGCCTGGTGGCGGTGGCGATGGTGGCCGCGGCTCCTCAGCGCGAGGGCGCCGCCTACAGCAAGGAAGCCATCAAGCAGGCACAGAGCACCTTCCTCATCCCCAAGGATGCCGTCATCCAGAAGGTTTGTAACAACATCGATAATTTGAATTCAAAAGAAgaaaagcaaaattaaaaatcttttggTAATTAGCATCAGTTAAATtaaggtaatttttatttatatatcctCAGCTACATGGCTAATAAGCGTacctgtataattatgtatatgactATTTACTTCGCTAGCTTGGATTGGAATTACGTCTAGTGATAAGCCTCGTACCCCTGCCATCCATAAGTGAAGAGTCATTTATTTAACTCTGAAACTTTTACAATACTGTTACTGATTTGACCTTTTTCTCTAATTATTtcaaacttatatataaattactttagTATGTTtagatttgttatttaatttaaaacaattatatttagatctttaaaacacTTTCACGAATATGTCTTCTTACCAGGTACAAGAAGGAGTAGAGCTGGCCGCTTATGAATCTATTCCAGTCAATCAGAGAATCAATCTTTTCGAGATCCTCGGCGACCAGCTGCCCTATGAGGTTATCAACAACCT
Above is a genomic segment from Melitaea cinxia chromosome 5, ilMelCinx1.1, whole genome shotgun sequence containing:
- the LOC123654114 gene encoding uncharacterized protein LOC123654114 encodes the protein MKSIVLCLVAVAMVAAAPQREGAAYSKEAIKQAQSTFLIPKDAVIQKVQEGVELAAYESIPVNQRINLFEILGDQLPYEVINNLQSKIDNVGRQ